In Gammaproteobacteria bacterium, the sequence ATGAGCCCCGGACGAAGGAAGGCGCGCGGCGTGTCTTTCAACAGCCGCAGGAAGAAGAACGTCGCCTCTCCCAGCGTGACCAGGAAGCCGTGGATTTTTCGCCAGGTGTGATTGACGACAGTAATCATTGCTCCGACTCCTGCAGGAAATCGGCCTTGAGTGACGCCGCCGGATAATGGAAGGGCACCGGGCCATCTGCCTCGCCCTGCATGAACTGGCGCACCCATTCCGAATCGCTCCGGTTCAACTCGTCCGGATGGCCGTGGGCCGCCACTTTGCCGTCAGCGAGCAGGTAGATGTCATCAGCCACCGAGCTGATCTCGGCAATATCGTGCGAGACCACCAGGCTGGTGAGGCCCAGCGCATCGTTCAGCAGCTTGATGAGGCGAACGATGACGCCCATGGAAATCGGGTCCAGGCCGACGAAGGGCTCATCGTAGAAGATCATGTCCGGATCCATGACGATGGCGCGTGCCAATGCCACCCGGCGAGCCATGCCACCGGACAGTTCGGCCGGCATCATGTCATGCGCACCGCGCAGGCCAACGGCCTGCAGCTTCATCAGCACCAGGTCACGAATCAGCGCTTCGGGCAGGTCGGTGTGCTCGCGCAGGGGAAAGGCGACGTTTTCGAAGACCGACAAGTCGGTCAGCAAGGCACTGGCCTGGAACAGGAAACCCATGCGCTTGCGCAGCGCATACAGCCCATCGGTGTCGAGATCGGAGACTTCCTGGCCATCGACGGTAATCGAACCGCTGTCGGGCTTCAGCTGCCCCGTGATAAGCCGCAACAAGGTGGTCTTGCCGGTTCCGCTGGGCCCCATGAACGCCGTGACGCGACCTTCCACGACGTCAACGTCAACGCCCCGGAAAATCACCTTGTCACCGCGGGAATAATGGAGGTCCCTGACCTTGATCAGCGTCTTGTTATCCGACATGCGCCTGTCCTTGGGGAGTTATGCCTAAGTCTGACACAAGAAACCCCGCAACGTTGCGTCGCGGGGCCCCTTGAATCGACAGATATTCGGCAGATTTCAGGCTGCCTTTTCCATGTCCGTGCTGTACTCGCCCAGGTGAGCCAGGCCATTCATCTTGGCCCGGTGCATGAACGCCGCCTGTGCCGCCGGCACGTTGTCGGCCGAGCCGCCCCAGGCCTTCAATGCGGCAGCCTGCAAGGCACGGCCATAGGAGAAGGTCAGCGCCCAGGGGTGCGGACCCATCTGGTTCATCAGGTTCAGGTGCTCGGTGGCCAGCTCGTCGCTCTGCCCGCCCGACAGGAAGGCGATGCCCGGCACGGCCGCCGGCACATGGTTCAGCAGGCAGGCAATGGTCATGTCGGCAACCAGCTCCGGCTCGGCCTGCTCGGCACAGCCCTTGCCCGAGATCACCATGTTCGGCTTCAGCACCATGCCTTCCAGCGCAACGTTCTGCTTGTACAGCTCGTCGAAGACCGTCTTCAGGGTGTAGCTGGTGACTTCGTAGCACTCCTCGATGCTGTTGTCGGCGTCCATCAGGACTTCCGGCTCGACGATCGGCACGATGCCGGCTTCCTGGCAGAGGGCGGCATAGCGCGCCAGGGCGTGGGCGTTGGTCTCGATGCAGTTGCTGGAGGGAATGTCCTCGCCGATGGTGATCACGGCGCGCCACTTGGCAAAGCGTGCGCCCAGGTCGTAGTACTCGGTCAGGCGCTCACGCAGGCCGTCGAGACCCTCGGTGATCTTCTCGCCTTCGCAGCCAGCGAGGTCCTTGGCACCCATGTCGACCTTGATGCCGGGGACGACACCCATATCCTGCAGCTTCTTCGGGAACGGCGTGCCGTCAGCCGACTTCTGGCGCAGCGTTTCGTCGTACATGATCACGCCGCTGATGTACTGCTCCATGCCCTCGGCAGAGAACAGCAGGTCACGGTAGGCGCGGCGGTTTTCCTCGGTGGATTCCACGTTGATGCCGGCAAAGCGCTTGGTAATCGTGCCAGTGCTTTCATCGGCCGCCAGGATGCCCTTGCCCGGTGCCACCATGGCCAGTGCGATGTCGTTGAGTGCCTCGAGATCCATGCAAGTCCCCTCACAAAAATGATGAATCGGCGAACTCCGAAGGGAGCCGCCATGCCTGAAAAAGGCGGCTATTTTACCAGAGCAGGAACGAATCAGGCCATGCTTTCAGGTCGAAAGTGATGCAATTCAAGGCACCAGATCAGCCTACTCGCCGCTGACTGCGCCCCGCACCACCGGCTGCTTCCAGGTCGGGTCGAGCAACAGGGTGAAACCTCCCCGGGTCACCGCGCCCTGGTCGGCGCTGACCGCAGCCACATCTTCGGGGGTGAAGCCATACAGCTCGGCCAGGGCCGCGTTGACGTCGGCATTGCCCTCCAGCATGACGCTGGACACCAGCGGCTGGGCGACACCCGGGGCCGGGGCCGTGTTGAGGTGCGCAAAGCCTCCGTCGCCCTGGCAGAACCAGTAGTCCGGGCGTTGCTTGTCGCAGCTCAGGTCGCCAGCGTCTTCGATTCGGGAAATCTCTTCCGCAGCCGAGGCAAAGGTCGCCGGCGGCTCGCTGCCACAGGCGCTCAAAATCGAGAAAATACCCAGCAAAAACATGGACTTGAAGAAGCGCAACATGGATCCCCCGATCGTCTGGTTGAATGATAGTGCCGCAAAGACTAGGCCAGCTGACGGGAACTTGCCATGAACGGCATCACGCAAACCACGTCCATCACGACAGATTCCGCGGTCTTCAAGGGAGCTTCGAATACCAGCGGTGGCAGCAATGCCTGCAGGAGCGAGCGGGAACGGCAGGAAAAATGGTGGGCCGTGTAGGATTCGAACCTACGACCAATTGGTTAAAAGCCAACTGCTCTACCAACTGAGCTAACGGCCCGCCAAGAAGCCGCGTAGGATACCCGAACCGGCGGGAGATTCAAGTTTCCTGGTAGCAGGTCGGGTCCGCCACGCCGGCCGCCGCAAAGCCCTCTGTCCGAAGCGCGCAGGAATCGCAGCGTCCGCAAGCCCTGCCATCCGCTGTCGCCGCATAGCAGGATACGGTCATGCCGTAATCGATGCCCAGCTCGACGCCCCGACGAATGATCTCCGCCTTGCTGAGATCCACCAGCGGAGCGGCAATCTGCGGCACCCTGCCCTCGATGGATTGCCTGGTGGCCAGCTGGATCACCTGCTGGAATGCAGCCACGAACTCTGGCCGGCAATCCGGGTAACCGGAATAATCGACGGCGTTCACGCCGATGTAGATGCGGGCAGCATCAAGCACCTCGGCCCAGCCCAGCGCCAGCGACAGGAAAACGGTATTCCGGGCCGGAACATAGGTCACCGGTATGCCCTTACCGCCCGCGGCAGGCACGTCAATGGCAGCATCCGTCAGCGCGGAGCCACCGATCCCGGCAAAATCGATCCGCATGGTGCGGTGCTCGACAGCCCCCAGCGCCTGGCTGACTCGCCCTGCAGCCGCCAGCTCGGCCGCATGCCGCTGACCGTAATCGAAACTCAGTGCGTAGCATTCGAAACCGTCATTGCGGGCCATGGCCAGGCAGGTCGCCGAATCCAGGCCGCCGGAAACCAGCACCACGGCTCTCGATTGGCTCATCGTCCCGGCTCCTCGCCCCACAGGACCTTGTGCAACTGGAGCTGTACCCGTACCGGCAGCTTGTCGGCTATCACCCAGTCCGCCAGTTCGGCCGGGTCCTGCTTGCCCCAGCTCGGCGAAAACAGGACACCGCACCGCTCCGCCAGCTGGCGCTCCGCCAGCTGCTGCCGGGACCACTCGTAATCCGCCCGCGAGCCGATGACGAATTTCAACTGGTCACGCGAGCCCAGGTGCAACAGGTTCTCCCAACGATTGCGGCTGTCTTCGCCGGAATCCGGGGTCTTGATGTCCATGACCTTCAGCACGCCGGCAGGCACGGCAGCCAGATCCATCGCGCCGCTGGTTTCCAGCGATACGTCGTAGCCCTCGTCCACCAGTCGCTGCATGAAGACCACGCAGTTCTTCTGCGCCAGTGGCTCGCCACCCGTGACACAGACATACGGCGTCCCATGCTGGCGAATCTCGGCCACGATGTCGTCGAAGCGCCACCAGTCGCCACCGTGAAAGGCATAGGCGGTATCACAGTAAGTGCAACGCAGCGGACACCCCGTCAGGCGCACGAACACGGTCCGCAGACCGGCATGCACCGACTCCCCTTGCAGGGAATGGAAGATTTCTGTCAAGCGCAACCGCTGGCCACGAGGGTCATCGGCAATTTCCGAGGGCTTTTCGAATGCTTCAGCGCGGTCCATGACAGGGATTCACAGGCTCCAGAAAGTGAACGGCTGCCCCGGTTCGATCCGGGGCAGCCGTCATGATAGCAAAGAGAGCGAAATGGCCGTCAGCGACCCTGATCCGCCATGCGTTCGAGCCGGGCACTGGCAAGCCGCGCAGCCCGGTGATCCGGAAACCGCTGTTGCACCGCCTCCAGGGTTGCTCGCGCCTTGGCGGCGTCACCCAGCTCGTCGTAGGTATACCCGGCTTTCAGCAACAGGTCCGGGGCCTTGCTGGAGTCCGGATACTGCTCGGCACCGCCGCGAAATTCCTGCAGCGCCTTGTCGAACTGCTTGTTGACGTAGGCAATCTCGCCCAGCCAGTAATGCGCATTCGGGCGCAGGCCACTGTTAGGGTAGTTTTCCAGGAAGGCCCGGTAGGCCTTCTCCGCCTCCTGGTAGCGTGACTGCTGCACCAGTGCGAGCGCTGCCTGGTAGGCGGCTCGGTCATTGCCATCGTCCGACTGCGTACTGCCCGAGCTTGCATTGCTGGCACCGCTTTCCAGCTCCTGCAGGCGCTGGTCGAGATCCACGTACAGGTCGCGCTGCCGCTCGCGCATGCCATCGGTGTCATAACGCAGCGTTTCCAACTCGCCGGTCAGCCGGCGTACTTCTTTCTGCAGGCGCTCGATCTCGGCAAGCAACTGGAGCAGGCTCTGGTTGTCCAGTACCCGCTCCATCTGCTTGACCTGGGCTTCCAGTTCCCGCACGCGAACGGCATAGGGATCTTCCTGCTGGACCTGCATGAACGGACAACCGGCGAGACTCATCGCCAGTGGCAGGATCAGCAGGCCGCGCAAGCGGCGTCCCGAAGAGTCGATTCGCATTAAGCTGCTCCCGTGCCTCGCTTGTTCAGCGGATGTAGATGATTTCCACGCGACGATTCTGGCGATAAGCCTCTTCGGTCGAACCTTCGACCGCCGGCCGCTCCTCGCCATAGCTGACAGTCGTCACCTGGTCATTGGCGACACCCTGGAACAACAGGATGCGACGTACCGACTGGGCACGACGATCGCCCAGACCGATGTTGTATTCGCGGCTGCCGCGCTCGTCCGCATGACCCTCGAGGCGGATCTTCACCCCGGGATTGGCAATCAGGTACCGGGCATGCTCGGCGAGCACGTCCAGGAACTGGGTCGGAATGTCCGAACGGTCATACTCGAAGTAGATGACCCGGGTAGCCAGCACGCTGTCGGGATCATCCAGTGGATCCAGTGTCATGCTGTCGGCATCATCCAGGGTATCGGTTGAAGCACCGCTACCGACTACCACATCAGACTCGGTATCGGTCGTATCGGTCACCTCACCGGTCGTTTCACAGCCCGCCAGGAAAACCAGGCTGAGCATCATCCAGAAAGTCGCTTTGTTGAACATGGTCCAGACCTCGCTGTAACAATTCTCTAGTTAAGAACCCCGGGTAATCGGAATCCCTGGCGAATGCCATGCACTACGCCAAGAAGACTAACGCAAATTCGTCCGTTCTGCCTTGCCAGTCCGCCCTCAACGCTCACCCGGCGGATAGGGCGACCAGGCCGGCTCGCGCACGTCACCAACCTGGAGAGCCAGCTGCTGCTGCACCCGCCCGTCCGTCGACGTGGCGGCAAGGATGCCCTGGCGCCCGGCCTGGGTTGCATAGATGATCATGCTGCCATTCGGCGCAATGCTCGGCGACTCGTCCAGTCCGCCATCGGTCAGGATCCGGACAGCCTTGCTCTCCA encodes:
- the pal gene encoding peptidoglycan-associated lipoprotein Pal; translation: MFNKATFWMMLSLVFLAGCETTGEVTDTTDTESDVVVGSGASTDTLDDADSMTLDPLDDPDSVLATRVIYFEYDRSDIPTQFLDVLAEHARYLIANPGVKIRLEGHADERGSREYNIGLGDRRAQSVRRILLFQGVANDQVTTVSYGEERPAVEGSTEEAYRQNRRVEIIYIR
- a CDS encoding ABC transporter ATP-binding protein, with the protein product MSDNKTLIKVRDLHYSRGDKVIFRGVDVDVVEGRVTAFMGPSGTGKTTLLRLITGQLKPDSGSITVDGQEVSDLDTDGLYALRKRMGFLFQASALLTDLSVFENVAFPLREHTDLPEALIRDLVLMKLQAVGLRGAHDMMPAELSGGMARRVALARAIVMDPDMIFYDEPFVGLDPISMGVIVRLIKLLNDALGLTSLVVSHDIAEISSVADDIYLLADGKVAAHGHPDELNRSDSEWVRQFMQGEADGPVPFHYPAASLKADFLQESEQ
- the queC gene encoding 7-cyano-7-deazaguanine synthase QueC is translated as MSQSRAVVLVSGGLDSATCLAMARNDGFECYALSFDYGQRHAAELAAAGRVSQALGAVEHRTMRIDFAGIGGSALTDAAIDVPAAGGKGIPVTYVPARNTVFLSLALGWAEVLDAARIYIGVNAVDYSGYPDCRPEFVAAFQQVIQLATRQSIEGRVPQIAAPLVDLSKAEIIRRGVELGIDYGMTVSCYAATADGRACGRCDSCALRTEGFAAAGVADPTCYQET
- a CDS encoding class I fructose-bisphosphate aldolase, which codes for MDLEALNDIALAMVAPGKGILAADESTGTITKRFAGINVESTEENRRAYRDLLFSAEGMEQYISGVIMYDETLRQKSADGTPFPKKLQDMGVVPGIKVDMGAKDLAGCEGEKITEGLDGLRERLTEYYDLGARFAKWRAVITIGEDIPSSNCIETNAHALARYAALCQEAGIVPIVEPEVLMDADNSIEECYEVTSYTLKTVFDELYKQNVALEGMVLKPNMVISGKGCAEQAEPELVADMTIACLLNHVPAAVPGIAFLSGGQSDELATEHLNLMNQMGPHPWALTFSYGRALQAAALKAWGGSADNVPAAQAAFMHRAKMNGLAHLGEYSTDMEKAA
- the ybgF gene encoding tol-pal system protein YbgF; amino-acid sequence: MRIDSSGRRLRGLLILPLAMSLAGCPFMQVQQEDPYAVRVRELEAQVKQMERVLDNQSLLQLLAEIERLQKEVRRLTGELETLRYDTDGMRERQRDLYVDLDQRLQELESGASNASSGSTQSDDGNDRAAYQAALALVQQSRYQEAEKAYRAFLENYPNSGLRPNAHYWLGEIAYVNKQFDKALQEFRGGAEQYPDSSKAPDLLLKAGYTYDELGDAAKARATLEAVQQRFPDHRAARLASARLERMADQGR
- the queE gene encoding 7-carboxy-7-deazaguanine synthase QueE, which encodes MDRAEAFEKPSEIADDPRGQRLRLTEIFHSLQGESVHAGLRTVFVRLTGCPLRCTYCDTAYAFHGGDWWRFDDIVAEIRQHGTPYVCVTGGEPLAQKNCVVFMQRLVDEGYDVSLETSGAMDLAAVPAGVLKVMDIKTPDSGEDSRNRWENLLHLGSRDQLKFVIGSRADYEWSRQQLAERQLAERCGVLFSPSWGKQDPAELADWVIADKLPVRVQLQLHKVLWGEEPGR